In Paenibacillus stellifer, the DNA window GCTTCAACATCCCGATCGCCTGCTCCTTCTCCGCCGTATCCAGTCCGTCCATCATCTCATGCAGTGTCGCTACATGCTTCGGAAAGATTTCGTCGAACAGCGCCCGTCCCTCTCCGGTGATCTCGGCGTAGGTTACGCGGCGGTCCTCACTGCACGGCACGCGCTTCAGCAGCCCCTTCTTCTCAAGCTTGTCGATGTTGTAGGTGATGCTTCCGCTTGTCACGAGAATCTTCTCGCCGATCTGCTGAAGCGGGATTCGGGTACGGTGGTACAGCACCTCCAGCACCATGAACTCGGCGGAGGACAGCCCGTGGCTCTTCATATCCTTGACCGCCCGGTCCATCAGGCTCCGGTAAGCCTTGGACAATACGACGAACAGCTTAAGCGATGCCGCCTCATCCCGGCCGCTAATCTCTTCGGCCACAACCTGCTTCTCATTGCCTTCGCTCATTCCCTCTCACCTCCGTCATTTATCTTTGAATTAATTATCTTTAACTTAAGATAAATATACACCCCGTTTTTTCTATTGTCAACACCTTGTTTAAAAATTATGCCAAATTGACCTTGCCCGGCAAAGGGGTGTATCCTTTTCTTCGATATGATACCATTTACGCTTCTATTTATAGAAAGAACAAGCCGAAGGAGGCTTTGCTGATGAACGATGCCAAGGAGCCGCGCCCGGACTATATCGGGCAGCAGGCCTATAGCCGGCCGGAACCTGAAGCCGGCGTCCTGATCGTCACGGCGGTGGAGGTGGAAGCCGACGCCGTCCGTCGCGGTCTCGGCGGCGCACCCGGCTTCACCGTGATCGCGGCCGGGGCGGGTCCGGCCGCCGCAGCAGCCGGCACGGCCGCCGCCCTTGCCGCCGGCGCCGGACGTTATGCCTGCGTCGTCAGCGCCGGCATCGGCGGCGG includes these proteins:
- a CDS encoding MarR family winged helix-turn-helix transcriptional regulator, which encodes MSEGNEKQVVAEEISGRDEAASLKLFVVLSKAYRSLMDRAVKDMKSHGLSSAEFMVLEVLYHRTRIPLQQIGEKILVTSGSITYNIDKLEKKGLLKRVPCSEDRRVTYAEITGEGRALFDEIFPKHVATLHEMMDGLDTAEKEQAIGMLKRLGKGAGA